In Streptomyces sp. NBC_00569, a single genomic region encodes these proteins:
- a CDS encoding bifunctional glycosyltransferase/CDP-glycerol:glycerophosphate glycerophosphotransferase has translation MTTPEAYDMSCVVVCGTDAAGLRATVRSVLEQTLAGTEAVLVTAGADDTAASLAAADPQRIRVVHAGAESPACVLRDLGLAAARGRYVLVAAPGERLERHACRNLFEAGRRTDADLVAGRRDGAPAWHKELHARSRVVEDLADAPELVTRDSLSGGFCVRRGVLGALPDAGRALFGVRAALAARRIALVPNLITTGCAPADPVRDLPRAAGAQRDTLELLDGDDVLRAARESAFLTDHVIPCVRAFLPFGPDDRREAADTLAGSLDGLVTPEALGALPPVERIGVRLLTDGDADGVRAAAYALARPGTVVSPLVMTGEGRVRWSAEHADDDMFDVTELGHQYREFTDLRLLNRVTHCLRQGAVLVVEGRLVVPLGLLDERPALAARLDLSVRGGRAHTLSVPVRDVRQEGGGVVWRAELPLTGALRPRGIGDRVWDPRLVLTVDGVPVTTDLLADKAAVPTRATALPARPLLTRLTADTWQPYVTAKHHLAVCLLPRRRAARTAQALAHYVTHFRPARKLKPVLRTLRKKREALHSPRVKLRVYRRILSRLPVSKGLVVFESHMGKCYGDSPRAVHEELLARGAGVRCVWSYATSPAGFPEGARLVRRWSWPYLWALARAEWWVDNQGFPHALDKPRHTMYLQTWHGSAYKRMGFDEARHRTMNAPERERLRRAVGRFDHFMVRSEHDVRTLARAYRIPEERLLRAGYPRNDRLVEALRRDEREGRFPRPPLATELGIPDHRTVVLYAPTFRGVPKKGQIAQLPLDVKEFAQRFGDTHVLLVRAHYMEAASLPVTPPGTVVDVSGHHDVSELLVLADVLITDYSSIMFDYALLDRPLVHFAPDLDAYTADRGTYFDLRERAGGPVIETQEELLRTLGGLKKADGEWQAARRAFAAEFGSYDDGGAARAAADLILGKKG, from the coding sequence ATGACCACCCCCGAGGCGTACGACATGAGCTGCGTCGTCGTGTGCGGCACGGACGCCGCCGGCCTGCGCGCCACCGTGCGCTCCGTGCTCGAGCAGACGCTGGCCGGCACCGAGGCGGTCCTCGTCACGGCCGGGGCGGACGACACGGCCGCGTCCCTCGCGGCCGCCGATCCGCAGCGGATCCGGGTCGTCCACGCCGGCGCGGAGAGCCCCGCGTGCGTCCTGCGCGACCTGGGTCTCGCCGCCGCCCGCGGCCGGTACGTCCTGGTCGCCGCCCCGGGCGAGCGGCTCGAACGGCACGCCTGCCGCAACCTCTTCGAGGCGGGCCGCCGCACGGACGCCGACCTGGTCGCGGGCCGCCGGGACGGGGCGCCCGCCTGGCACAAGGAGCTGCACGCCAGGTCCCGGGTCGTCGAGGACCTCGCGGACGCGCCCGAACTCGTCACGCGGGACAGCCTGAGCGGCGGGTTCTGTGTGCGGCGCGGCGTACTCGGCGCGCTGCCCGACGCCGGGCGGGCCCTCTTCGGCGTGCGGGCCGCGCTCGCCGCCCGGCGCATCGCTCTCGTCCCGAACCTGATCACCACCGGATGCGCTCCGGCCGACCCGGTACGGGACCTGCCCCGCGCGGCCGGCGCCCAGCGCGACACGCTGGAACTCCTGGACGGCGACGACGTCCTGCGCGCGGCCCGCGAGAGCGCCTTCCTCACCGACCACGTCATCCCGTGCGTCCGCGCCTTCCTGCCGTTCGGCCCCGACGACCGCCGGGAGGCGGCGGACACCCTCGCCGGGAGCCTGGACGGCCTCGTCACCCCGGAGGCGCTGGGCGCGCTGCCGCCCGTCGAGCGCATCGGCGTACGGCTCCTCACCGACGGTGACGCGGACGGCGTGCGGGCGGCCGCGTACGCACTGGCCCGGCCCGGCACCGTCGTCTCCCCGCTCGTCATGACGGGTGAGGGGCGGGTCCGCTGGAGCGCGGAGCACGCGGACGACGACATGTTCGACGTCACCGAACTCGGTCATCAGTACCGGGAGTTCACCGACCTCCGCCTCCTGAACCGTGTCACGCACTGCCTGCGCCAGGGAGCGGTGCTCGTCGTCGAGGGGCGGCTCGTCGTACCGCTCGGGCTCCTCGACGAACGGCCCGCGCTCGCCGCCCGGCTCGACCTCTCGGTGCGCGGCGGCCGCGCGCACACGCTCTCCGTGCCGGTGCGGGACGTGCGCCAGGAGGGCGGGGGCGTCGTGTGGCGGGCCGAGCTGCCTCTCACCGGCGCGCTGCGCCCGCGCGGCATCGGCGACCGCGTGTGGGACCCGCGGCTCGTCCTCACCGTCGACGGTGTTCCCGTCACCACCGATCTGCTCGCCGACAAGGCGGCCGTCCCCACCCGCGCCACCGCCCTGCCGGCCCGCCCCCTCCTGACCCGCCTCACCGCCGACACCTGGCAGCCCTACGTCACGGCCAAGCACCACCTGGCCGTCTGCCTGCTGCCCCGCCGCCGCGCGGCCCGCACCGCGCAGGCCCTGGCGCACTACGTCACCCACTTCAGGCCCGCCCGCAAGCTGAAGCCCGTCCTGCGCACCCTGCGCAAGAAGCGCGAGGCCCTGCACTCCCCGCGCGTCAAGCTCCGCGTGTACCGGCGGATCCTGTCCCGACTGCCCGTCAGCAAGGGCCTCGTGGTCTTCGAGAGCCACATGGGCAAGTGCTACGGGGACAGCCCGCGCGCCGTGCACGAGGAACTTCTCGCCCGTGGCGCCGGGGTGCGCTGCGTCTGGTCGTACGCCACGTCGCCCGCCGGGTTCCCCGAGGGGGCGCGGCTCGTGCGCCGCTGGTCCTGGCCGTATCTGTGGGCGCTGGCCCGCGCCGAGTGGTGGGTCGACAACCAGGGCTTCCCGCACGCCCTCGACAAGCCGCGCCACACCATGTATCTCCAGACGTGGCACGGATCCGCGTACAAGCGCATGGGGTTCGACGAGGCGCGGCACAGGACGATGAACGCGCCGGAACGCGAGAGACTCCGGCGTGCGGTCGGCCGGTTCGACCACTTCATGGTCCGCTCGGAACACGACGTGCGGACCCTCGCCCGCGCCTACCGCATTCCCGAGGAGCGGCTGCTGCGCGCCGGCTACCCGCGCAACGACCGCCTCGTCGAGGCCCTCCGGCGCGACGAGCGTGAGGGCCGCTTCCCGCGCCCGCCGCTCGCCACGGAACTCGGCATCCCGGACCACCGCACGGTCGTGCTGTACGCCCCCACGTTCCGCGGCGTCCCGAAGAAGGGACAGATCGCTCAACTGCCGCTGGACGTAAAAGAATTCGCCCAGCGTTTCGGTGACACGCACGTCCTGCTCGTGCGCGCCCACTACATGGAGGCGGCGAGCCTGCCGGTCACCCCTCCCGGCACCGTCGTCGATGTCTCCGGCCACCACGACGTGAGCGAACTCCTCGTCCTCGCCGACGTGTTGATCACCGACTACTCGTCGATCATGTTCGACTACGCCCTCCTCGACCGGCCCCTCGTCCATTTCGCGCCGGACCTCGACGCCTACACGGCGGACCGCGGCACCTATTTCGACCTGCGCGAGCGCGCCGGCGGGCCCGTCATCGAGACGCAGGAGGAGCTGCTGCGGACCCTCGGCGGGCTCAAGAAGGCGGACGGGGAGTGGCAGGCGGCACGCCGCGCGTTCGCCGCCGAGTTCGGCTCGTACGACGACGGCGGCGCCGCCCGCGCGGCCGCCGACCTCATCCTCGGGAAGAAGGGCTGA